The window TGCAGCCGGTGCACTTCTCGCGGCTGATCACCGCCAGACCCTCCGGGGTGATCTCGATGGCGCCGAACGGGCAGACGCGGGCGCAGGTCCCCAGGCCGAGGCAGCCGCCGGGGCACTCCTTGGGGCCGTCGGCGATCTTCTGAGCAGCGTTGCAGTCGGCCACTCCGAGGTAGCGGTACTTCGCCTTCGCCTTAGGATTGTCCCCCTGGCAGAGCACGACGGCGATCTGCGGAGAGGCCGTCACCGCCGCCACCCCCATGATGTGGGCGATCTTGTCCACCGTCGAAGCGCCGCCGGGGGTGCAGAGGTTGGGGGCTGCCTCGCCGGTGGCGACCGCCTTGGCGTAGGCAGCGCAGCCAGGATAGCCGCAGGCCCCGCAATTGGCTCCCGAGAGGACCTCGGCCACGGCCAGCTCCCGCGGGTCGACTTCGACGGCGAACTTCTTGGCGGCAAAACCAAGAGCGACCGCGGCCGCAAGGCCGA is drawn from Desulfuromonadales bacterium and contains these coding sequences:
- a CDS encoding RnfABCDGE type electron transport complex subunit B — encoded protein: MLAAILSLGGIGLAAAVALGFAAKKFAVEVDPRELAVAEVLSGANCGACGYPGCAAYAKAVATGEAAPNLCTPGGASTVDKIAHIMGVAAVTASPQIAVVLCQGDNPKAKAKYRYLGVADCNAAQKIADGPKECPGGCLGLGTCARVCPFGAIEITPEGLAVISREKCTGCKKCVPACPRSVIRMAPLDATVHVLCNSRDKGAVVRKYCQVGCIACHICAKTVPEAYVVEENLARVVYEHYDQAAPAVAKCPTKCIRDFVEGYPEGSTFAPPVVPVKAEAAA